In Phaseolus vulgaris cultivar G19833 unplaced genomic scaffold, P. vulgaris v2.0 scaffold_27, whole genome shotgun sequence, the genomic stretch agaaaattaaagactcaaagcataatatgaagcaaaattaagaaagcaataaggactcaaattcctaaaagaaaacagccactcaatggtgtaaggaatcctatcacaagctgcacagaatttgttcaagatcaattgaacaattgtgctttggttggatcttccataagcacaccaagaacaatttaaaaagtaaaaaacagtaagacaagtatggaatttaaatgacaatatgaaataaagaagaactgaaaatttaaaagaccaagctactcatcttgaagaaccaaaagctcatgataccaaatgatggcattttcatgtgttcttcttgaatcaaagtagaaaataaggtgcggaagcaatgggtgagatgatcaagaccctcctaggagttctGTTGGTCTTgcaggtgcatgatgagtatggtgtttgagtggttcggccagctcaagggagaaggtgaaaggattgaagtctagagcctagatttctaggagaagtaaagcttgtgcacaaaaatggcagcataaccttactcaattaaacttgaaaaatacaatgagatagctttcctatttataagctatctTGGACGTAAATGGTAAGCTAacttctaaggaaaagaaaaccaaaattaaatctaaatgctaagccatgtgccatgtgcaatgaccggccacacaaccctagtttctagaatgtttccatcaaaagtgttttctacactatcctatctactaagtacccctaatgggccttcatgtaccaattacaaggctttcccaaaccgtagcttgatccatgtgtggtgagctagacggtccttctagatgctccttatgtagccactccttatcatggtctagacgctccatatcttaggctagacgctcctctttgagtctagacgctcctcttcataagctagacggtcttagccttggaagcttggctttcatagtgtggtgagcttgggccctcctccatcaaaaggggcaaggccaagcattaaataaaagagcatcatttgaatgactcttgtaggaggtctggatattaaataaataggtgtaaatgtattagagagtcacattgtccatgtgacttagtaggggggtgtaggcgtagttttttaggaggtgtcatagtagaaaaaggtcacacctcccatgtgagttgtttttggtgggaatttcaaatgagtttcatttgaattttggaagagcttcaaatgaaaaatgtcaaagcaaaccacactcacttaagaacaagtctccacaaaaCTTTAGAATAACAAAAAgtcaagcaagaaaaggtataagcaagaaaagctaaaccaaaacagaaagcaatatatgacaaactggaaaagaatatgaataaaagacaagcaagaaaataaggaactcaatgaataaagaaggcacaccaaaagagtcctaaagaaaagtactagagtagatttaagaaacaaaaaaaacaagctactggaaaatatttttttgtatgcaaactgtgctatgtttacagatttaactggaatgattgaaagagaactggaatgtgaaaaattaaccacagaaacttcaatgtctcaactcaataatggcactggaatgagtttaaaacagtaagccaattgagagaaataaatttttcaaaatcgctgcccaattaccgtatttttttcggcagaattgtacacttttcgtattttatttatcattttttgtgtacttggaatttttgagtacttctttttgctatggttttgtaacactttgaagagtgtaaatccaaatttcacaaatttccagtgagccaattaattgcagtaaattgaaaacagtagcacgtttgtaagaaaacagtgTATCCTAttttggaatgaaaaacagtatgatgaactaacaaagacataatggaaattgtgtaaaggaacttgtatagaatgaaaatacaagcatgaactcaaatctaaaaaggaaaatgcacaaaggatcaagcaataaacttcaaaaacagagagtaaaccaaagcaagaaacaatcaaagcaataaaagtactacaagaagtaatgacaattatggaataacatgactaagacaaaacttgaaatgattcaaaaaggaaaatactcaaacatatgataggcatcATAAAggaaaacagcaataaaactcaaattaagcctaaaaacagaattaCTAATCACAAAACAGAATCAAAGTGTCCAGCAACTAAAAAATTTTTTTGCACATAACCatggctctagataccacatgatatgagttgCATTGAACATAGACACTTTAGAACTCTTAAAAACAACATTATAGGAAAAGGATAACAACAATTAAAGGATCAAAGAGTGCTTGAATAAGGAAAACGAAATCAGAACCACAAAAAAACaacaagctgaaaacagaaTGGTTGCAAAGAAGCTTAAGGAGTTATCAATGGAGACCAAGCCTTCTaaaatgatgatccaaactcatTATGAGTGCTATTTCCTTGTACACAACCTTAGAACAAGATACAAAACGTAATTGAAAACAGAAACAccaagaaccgaacagaaattgaagaaTAAGCTAAGAAACACAAATTCAAACggtgaaaaggatgaagaacaTTAAAACATTggaaactaccgattgaaattgcaagagatgaaagaatgaacacttactgaatgaagcttgctggatttgagaatttggaactgcattcacgccacttggagtcttgttccaagataagtgaaaggttgccgccacttgaagctcactattggcacacaagataaggcaaaggaagaagaaaacaacaagactcacaatttctctctaaacttgagtagagtttctctacttctaatttccaattctgaattttacaaaggcaagcaccttatttatagcctaagaggtgctgaaaaataggtgggaaaattcaaatgaaactcatttgaaattcccaccaaaaacaagtcacatgggaggtgtgacctttttctactatgacacctcctaaaaaactacacctacacccccctactaagtcacatggacaatgtgactctctctaatacattcacacctatttatttaatatccacacctcctacaagagtcattcaaatgatgctcttttatttaatgcttggccttgcccctttgggcttgggcctcatcttttgcaaagactactaagaagaactttaaatgttttggcccttgtccatttcttctattgaagacatctttttgattctcatcactaaGTCACCAACCTGGAATTGTCGGGGCTTTACCTTGGAGCTATACtgtcgctccactcttctctttactgcctcggcctttattcttgcttcctccctggcttcgtctagtaagTCTAGGTTCACtcgcctttcttcattggactcttcagccacaaaattctggtaacgtggcgagctttcgtggaTCTCGACTGGGATCATCGCATTTGACCCATATACTAGACTGAAAGGCGTTTCCATGGTGGCGGATTGGCGGATTTGCCCCTTCAAGGCCGAACGTTGTGTATAGTTCTATGTAACCCTTCGTTCCTACGCGTTCCCCAGAAAAACCGACCACGTGATCGTTGTAGGGCATCATTTCCTCTTCCGGGATTCTCATGGCTTTGAAGGTCTTCCAGTACAATATGTcgaccgaacttccttggtccacgagGGTTTTCTTGATTGTAAAGTTGTCGATATCCACTGATATCACCATTGGGTCGTCCTGTGTGGGGTCTATCCCCTTGAAATCTTCATCTGTGAACGTAATCGGTGGCATCCTCGGCCAGGCAGAGACGAGGTTTACTTGGTGGACGGCCCGCAGGTGCTTCTTGCGTGCGCTGTTGGAACTGCCTCCACCAGCGAACCCTCCGGCTATGGTGTTGATTACCTCTCGGCCCCTACGAGTGTCGTCTTGTGGGGGGTCGTCTCTTCGTCCCCGTCGGTCTCCGCGCCTATCACCCTCTCGTGGGCCTGGGGGGGTTCGGTCTCTTCTCCTAGGCGTTTGCTCTTTGCATGGGGAGCTACACGTTTCCCGGGTACTACGCACAAAGCGTCTGAGGTGTCCGACTTGAATGAGCTCTTCTATTTTGTCTTTCAGAGCTTGGCATTCCTCGGTGGAGTGGCCGGTATTCTTGTGGTACCGGCACCTTTTGCTGCGGTCGGCGTTTTCTGGACTCAAGGCCCTTCGGGGTGGTGGTATCAACTCGGCACTTAGGGCCTCTTGCAAAATTTTGCTCCTATCCGCGTTCAGAGGCGTGTAGCGGGGTCCTCGGTTGTCCCTTTTTTGGTCCCGGCCAGTCCGTGACCTTCCTTGTCGTTCCCTGTCCTCCTTCTTTTCTCCACTTGCCTCGGCCCGGGCGTTGTTCCTGAATTCGCAGAGTTCATCTAGCTGCGTGAATTTCGCCGCTCGGCGTCTAAGGTCATCAAGGTTAGTTGCGGGCTGCATACACAGGCTATCGGCAAACGGACTGGGTCTAAAGGCggtcagcatgtggtgcattGCCACCTCGGGGCTGAGGTTGCGAATGCTCATAGCGGTCTTGCTGAACCGGTCGATGAATGTTCTGAGGGATTCTCCCTTCTCTTGGCGAATGCCGACTAGCGCTATGGATGTTAGATGGTGGAAGCGGCTTGTTGCGAACTGGACATCGAATTTTGCTATCTGGGTCTCGAAACAATCTATCGAATTTGCGGGGAGTTTGGTGAACCAGATCAGAGCCCCTCCCTTTAGGGAGGTGGGGAAGACTCGGCAAAAGACCGCGTCGTCCGTGGTGTACAGGCTCATGTGTGTTGTGTATGCGTCCACGTGCTCGTTGGGGTCGGTCGTCCCATCGTACCGATCCCTGTTGAAGCCTTTCCATCTGTCCGGCAGAGGGGTATCCACGACGCGGTCAGTAAAGGGATGACGCCGATCCGGGCCCGCCATGCCGGTAGTGTTGCCCGTTTTGCTAGGATAGGACTCCCCATCCATCTCTAGAGTGAAGTCATTTTTCGTCTCTTTCTCGGCCTAGAGGCCGGCGCCGGTGGCATAGGACTTGCCGGCCTGGTTGGTCATGGCGAGGGACGGCACCCCTTCGACCATCTTCTTCATTCgtttattttcttcttggaGGTTTTTGATTTCCTCCTCGTTCTTCTTAGCGGCCTCCTCGTGCGCCTTCTTCATCTCTGCTAACTCCTTCTGAAGGGCCATCATCATTGCCGTTTGGCCTGCCTCGGTCATGCTTGCCATGCTGcgggttgataccatctactgATATGGCTTCTTCTGGCTCTCCTCgtccccacggtgggcgccaattgttctcgaactAGCTTGGGGACTGGGAGAACTATCGTCTTCAGGTGTCACTCGGTCGATCGTATCTCACGTTCCTCCTTCTTCCTTCTTCGTCGAACGGTTCCTCAGActggtggggtacctgcagatggcactccgacgctcaagtcagtggggtatCGTATTCGGCAAGTTagaatactgtagataatgacgtaccttcttccttggaatgcgtgatatttatattaccttgatgaGCCCTTGCTGTTGGGCCGGATTAGGGGGTTGTTTAGcgattagggttggattaggtCGTTTCCTAACCATGGGTTTGCCTTTGCTAATCGggtcaacctttgacttgagcatCTTATGTCGGTCGGCCACATGTGCCACGTGGTCGACCTCGTACCTTAAGGTGTGGTCTGGTTGCGTAGGTTGACCGGGTCAACAAACCGGTCGGTCATCCCAGTACACTTTCCTTCCTCGGGTGcgtccgcgtatgtgctgatgcggggtGTCTTCATTGTATCTTGAGTcaaagaacgatgactccttggtcTCCCTCTCGCTGTACAAATGtggaggacgtccaccctgttatcttccacgaattttcgcggagctttgagcgtctcttggattactgtcctctgtctgccccccttgcctgagctggccagcttggcaagcaggtcagctctggcattctgatCTCTCGGGACATGTACTAGTTCAAGAGcgctaaatgctcccttcagcaGCTGGACGTACCTTAAATACGCCGCCATTTGTGGGTCCTTAGCTTGAAATTCTCCTGAGACTTGCCCTGTGATCAGCTGTGAATCat encodes the following:
- the LOC137817276 gene encoding uncharacterized protein; this translates as MAGPDRRHPFTDRVVDTPLPDRWKGFNRDRYDGTTDPNEHVDAYTTHMSLYTTDDAVFCRVFPTSLKGGALIWFTKLPANSIDCFETQIAKFDVQFATSRFHHLTSIALVGIRQEKGESLRTFIDRFSKTAMSIRNLSPEVAMHHMLTAFRPSPFADSLCMQPATNLDDLRRRAAKFTQLDELCEFRNNARAEASGEKKEDRERQGRSRTGRDQKRDNRGPRYTPLNADRSKILQEALSAELIPPPRRALSPENADRSKRCRYHKNTGHSTEECQALKDKIEELIQVGHLRRFVRSTRETCSSPCKEQTPRRRDRTPPGPREGDRRGDRRGRRDDPPQDDTRRGREVINTIAGGFAGGGSSNSARKKHLRAVHQVNLVSAWPRMPPITFTDEDFKGIDPTQDDPMVISVDIDNFTIKKTLVDQGSSVDILYWKTFKAMRIPEEEMMPYNDHVVGFSGERVGTKGYIELYTTFGLEGANPPIRHHGNAFQSSIWVKCDDPSRDPRKLATLPEFCG